A single region of the Salvia splendens isolate huo1 chromosome 18, SspV2, whole genome shotgun sequence genome encodes:
- the LOC121777404 gene encoding cellulose synthase-like protein E1 isoform X2, which yields MEKNDYMPLFESKAGKWRGVYWFYAISMAVSISFIFIYRVMHFPQQTGLTRWAWIGISMAELWFIIYWIIAQFVRYRAVSRYTFKDRLSRRHGDDLPRIDIFVSTADPQLEPPLMVADTVLSVMAYDYPPEKLSVYLSDDGCSDLVFYALYEASKFSRVWLPFCKSFNVELRAPKAYFSAVKQVPSDDPTFAKEWREVKRLYNEMEEGITDIMKLGRVPDHLRKHHKGLREWESGASRTNHHTILQVLIDGRGNKEVDIEGKPLPMLVYLAREKRPGYPHNFKAGAMNALIRVSSRISNGPIILNLDCDHYSNNSQSVRDALCFFMDDKQGHDIAYVQFPQHFDNITKNDLYGSYLRVPNGVELLALDAHGGPLYIGSCCFHQRDALTGKKYEKGSHINWKLVNEIQEPEIENLLEETTKLANCSYEENSSWGTEMGLKYGCPSEDVVTGLSIQCKGWRSVYFNPGRKGFLGVAPVTLLSSLIQQTRWSEGFLQIFLSKYCSLIYGHGKIPIQLQISYICYNLWGANCLATLYYVTVPTFCLLKGINLFPQFSSNWILPYAYILVAKYTYSLGEFLSCGGTLKGWYNDQRMWLYKRVTSYLFGFCQIIMRYLGFAELNFVITGKNVDDDVSKRFEQEMMEFGTASSMFIILATIALFNLLTSISIARSIIIKKPAIDLDSCALQILLNGVVIIINLPLFEALFLRKDQGCMPASVTCQSIILAALAYMLR from the exons ATGGAGAAAAATGATTACATGCCACTGTTTGAGAGCAAGGCGGGCAAATGGCGCGGAGTTTACTGGTTTTACGCGATTTCTATGGCGGTCTCCATATCATTCATATTCATCTACAGAGTGATGCACTTCCCACAGCAAACTGGACTGACAAGATGGGCGTGGATTGGCATTTCCATGGCAGAGCTCTGGTTCATCATCTACTGGATCATCGCTCAATTTGTTCGCTATCGAGCTGTCTCCCGCTACACCTTCAAAGACAGGCTCTCCCGCAG ACACGGGGACGACCTTCCACGCATAGACATATTTGTAAGCACAGCAGACCCTCAACTGGAGCCGCCACTGATGGTGGCTGACACTGTGCTGTCAGTGATGGCGTATGATTACCCTCCCGAGAAGCTGAGCGTGTATCTTTCTGATGACGGGTGCTCTGACTTGGTGTTCTACGCTCTTTATGAAGCTTCAAAGTTTTCCAGAGTATGGCTGCCATTTTGTAAGAGCTTTAATGTCGAGCTGCGGGCCCCTAAAGCTTACTTCTCTGCTGTTAAACAAGTACCCAGTGATGACCCTACTTTTGCCAAAGAATGGAGGGAAGTCAAG AGGTTGTATAACGAAATGGAGGAGGGAATTACTGACATAATGAAGCTGGGGAGAGTTCCTGATCATTTGAGGAAGCACCACAAAGGACTTCGTGAATGGGAATCGGGCGCAAGCAGAACCAACCACCACACCATTCTTCAA GTGCTAATTGACGGGAGGGGTAACAAAGAAGTGGACATAGAGGGGAAACCTTTGCCAATGCTTGTATATTTGGCACGTGAGAAGAGACCTGGGTACCCCCATAACTTCAAAGCTGGAGCAATGAATGCCTTA ATAAGGGTGTCATCTAGGATAAGCAACGGCCCAATAATTCTCAATCTAGATTGCGATCATTACTCAAACAACTCACAATCTGTGAGAGATGCATTATGCTTCTTCATGGATGACAAACAGGGTCATGACATTGCCTATGTGCAGTTTCCTCAGCATTTCGATAACATAACAAAGAATGATCTTTATGGAAGTTATTTGAGAGTGCCCAATGGA GTAGAGCTTCTAGCCTTGGATGCACATGGAGGGCCACTATACATTGGTAGTTGCTGTTTCCACCAAAGAGACGCTCTAACTGGGAAGAAGTACGAGAAGGGGTCTCACATCAACTGGAAACTAGTGAATGAGATACAGGAACCAGAAATAGAAAATCTACTAGAGGAAACAACCAAGTTAGCAAACTGTAGCTATGAAGAGAACTCATCCTGGGGCACGGAG ATGGGGTTGAAGTATGGATGTCCTTCTGAAGATGTGGTTACTGGATTATCAATACAATGCAAGGGATGGAGATCTGTCTACTTTAACCCAGGGAGGAAAGGCTTCTTGGGAGTAGCTCCTGTGACGCTGTTAAGTTCACTAATTCAGCAAACTCGATGGTCAGAAGGTTTCTTACAGATATTCCTGTCAAAATATTGTTCTTTAATATATGGCCATGGAAAGATCCCAATACAACTTCAAATATCATATATCTGCTACAACCTGTGGGGAGCAAACTGTTTGGCTACGTTATACTATGTAACTGTGCCAACCTTTTGTCTCCTGAAGGGAATCAATTTGTTTCCACAG TTTTCAAGCAACTGGATTCTACCATATGCATATATTCTCGTAGCAAAATACACTTACAGTCTGGGAGAGTTTCTCAGCTGTGGAGGCACACTAAAGGGATGGTATAATGATCAGAGAATGTGGCTGTACAAGAGAGTTACCAGTTATCTTTTTGGGTTCTGTCAAATAATCATGAGGTACTTGGGCTTCGCAGAGTTGAATTTTGTAATCACAGGGAAAAATGTGGACGATGATGTTTCTAAAAGATTTGAGCAAGAGATGATGGAATTCGGCACAGCTTCATCAATGTTCATCATTTTAGCAACAATTGCGCTGTTCAATCTCCTTACATCAATCTCTATTGCCAGAAGCATCATTATCAAGAAGCCAGCCATAGATTTGGATTCTTGTGCATTACAGATTCTTTTGAATGGGGTAGTGATAATAATCAACTTACCCTTGTTTGAAGCCCTATTCCTTCGAAAGGATCAGGGTTGTATGCCCGCTTCTGTCACATGCCAATCAATTATCTTAGCTGCGTTAGCTTATATGTTAAGATAG
- the LOC121777404 gene encoding cellulose synthase-like protein E1 isoform X3 — MEKNDYMPLFESKAGKWRGVYWFYAISMAVSISFIFIYRVMHFPQQTGLTRWAWIGISMAELWFIIYWIIAQFVRYRAVSRYTFKDRLSRRHGDDLPRIDIFVSTADPQLEPPLMVADTVLSVMAYDYPPEKLSVYLSDDGCSDLVFYALYEASKFSRVWLPFCKSFNVELRAPKAYFSAVKQVPSDDPTFAKEWREVKRLYNEMEEGITDIMKLGRVPDHLRKHHKGLREWESGASRTNHHTILQVLIDGRGNKEVDIEGKPLPMLVYLAREKRPGYPHNFKAGAMNALFPQHFDNITKNDLYGSYLRVPNGVRVELLALDAHGGPLYIGSCCFHQRDALTGKKYEKGSHINWKLVNEIQEPEIENLLEETTKLANCSYEENSSWGTEMGLKYGCPSEDVVTGLSIQCKGWRSVYFNPGRKGFLGVAPVTLLSSLIQQTRWSEGFLQIFLSKYCSLIYGHGKIPIQLQISYICYNLWGANCLATLYYVTVPTFCLLKGINLFPQFSSNWILPYAYILVAKYTYSLGEFLSCGGTLKGWYNDQRMWLYKRVTSYLFGFCQIIMRYLGFAELNFVITGKNVDDDVSKRFEQEMMEFGTASSMFIILATIALFNLLTSISIARSIIIKKPAIDLDSCALQILLNGVVIIINLPLFEALFLRKDQGCMPASVTCQSIILAALAYMLR; from the exons ATGGAGAAAAATGATTACATGCCACTGTTTGAGAGCAAGGCGGGCAAATGGCGCGGAGTTTACTGGTTTTACGCGATTTCTATGGCGGTCTCCATATCATTCATATTCATCTACAGAGTGATGCACTTCCCACAGCAAACTGGACTGACAAGATGGGCGTGGATTGGCATTTCCATGGCAGAGCTCTGGTTCATCATCTACTGGATCATCGCTCAATTTGTTCGCTATCGAGCTGTCTCCCGCTACACCTTCAAAGACAGGCTCTCCCGCAG ACACGGGGACGACCTTCCACGCATAGACATATTTGTAAGCACAGCAGACCCTCAACTGGAGCCGCCACTGATGGTGGCTGACACTGTGCTGTCAGTGATGGCGTATGATTACCCTCCCGAGAAGCTGAGCGTGTATCTTTCTGATGACGGGTGCTCTGACTTGGTGTTCTACGCTCTTTATGAAGCTTCAAAGTTTTCCAGAGTATGGCTGCCATTTTGTAAGAGCTTTAATGTCGAGCTGCGGGCCCCTAAAGCTTACTTCTCTGCTGTTAAACAAGTACCCAGTGATGACCCTACTTTTGCCAAAGAATGGAGGGAAGTCAAG AGGTTGTATAACGAAATGGAGGAGGGAATTACTGACATAATGAAGCTGGGGAGAGTTCCTGATCATTTGAGGAAGCACCACAAAGGACTTCGTGAATGGGAATCGGGCGCAAGCAGAACCAACCACCACACCATTCTTCAA GTGCTAATTGACGGGAGGGGTAACAAAGAAGTGGACATAGAGGGGAAACCTTTGCCAATGCTTGTATATTTGGCACGTGAGAAGAGACCTGGGTACCCCCATAACTTCAAAGCTGGAGCAATGAATGCCTTA TTTCCTCAGCATTTCGATAACATAACAAAGAATGATCTTTATGGAAGTTATTTGAGAGTGCCCAATGGAGTAAGA GTAGAGCTTCTAGCCTTGGATGCACATGGAGGGCCACTATACATTGGTAGTTGCTGTTTCCACCAAAGAGACGCTCTAACTGGGAAGAAGTACGAGAAGGGGTCTCACATCAACTGGAAACTAGTGAATGAGATACAGGAACCAGAAATAGAAAATCTACTAGAGGAAACAACCAAGTTAGCAAACTGTAGCTATGAAGAGAACTCATCCTGGGGCACGGAG ATGGGGTTGAAGTATGGATGTCCTTCTGAAGATGTGGTTACTGGATTATCAATACAATGCAAGGGATGGAGATCTGTCTACTTTAACCCAGGGAGGAAAGGCTTCTTGGGAGTAGCTCCTGTGACGCTGTTAAGTTCACTAATTCAGCAAACTCGATGGTCAGAAGGTTTCTTACAGATATTCCTGTCAAAATATTGTTCTTTAATATATGGCCATGGAAAGATCCCAATACAACTTCAAATATCATATATCTGCTACAACCTGTGGGGAGCAAACTGTTTGGCTACGTTATACTATGTAACTGTGCCAACCTTTTGTCTCCTGAAGGGAATCAATTTGTTTCCACAG TTTTCAAGCAACTGGATTCTACCATATGCATATATTCTCGTAGCAAAATACACTTACAGTCTGGGAGAGTTTCTCAGCTGTGGAGGCACACTAAAGGGATGGTATAATGATCAGAGAATGTGGCTGTACAAGAGAGTTACCAGTTATCTTTTTGGGTTCTGTCAAATAATCATGAGGTACTTGGGCTTCGCAGAGTTGAATTTTGTAATCACAGGGAAAAATGTGGACGATGATGTTTCTAAAAGATTTGAGCAAGAGATGATGGAATTCGGCACAGCTTCATCAATGTTCATCATTTTAGCAACAATTGCGCTGTTCAATCTCCTTACATCAATCTCTATTGCCAGAAGCATCATTATCAAGAAGCCAGCCATAGATTTGGATTCTTGTGCATTACAGATTCTTTTGAATGGGGTAGTGATAATAATCAACTTACCCTTGTTTGAAGCCCTATTCCTTCGAAAGGATCAGGGTTGTATGCCCGCTTCTGTCACATGCCAATCAATTATCTTAGCTGCGTTAGCTTATATGTTAAGATAG
- the LOC121777404 gene encoding cellulose synthase-like protein E1 isoform X1, producing MEKNDYMPLFESKAGKWRGVYWFYAISMAVSISFIFIYRVMHFPQQTGLTRWAWIGISMAELWFIIYWIIAQFVRYRAVSRYTFKDRLSRRHGDDLPRIDIFVSTADPQLEPPLMVADTVLSVMAYDYPPEKLSVYLSDDGCSDLVFYALYEASKFSRVWLPFCKSFNVELRAPKAYFSAVKQVPSDDPTFAKEWREVKRLYNEMEEGITDIMKLGRVPDHLRKHHKGLREWESGASRTNHHTILQVLIDGRGNKEVDIEGKPLPMLVYLAREKRPGYPHNFKAGAMNALIRVSSRISNGPIILNLDCDHYSNNSQSVRDALCFFMDDKQGHDIAYVQFPQHFDNITKNDLYGSYLRVPNGVRVELLALDAHGGPLYIGSCCFHQRDALTGKKYEKGSHINWKLVNEIQEPEIENLLEETTKLANCSYEENSSWGTEMGLKYGCPSEDVVTGLSIQCKGWRSVYFNPGRKGFLGVAPVTLLSSLIQQTRWSEGFLQIFLSKYCSLIYGHGKIPIQLQISYICYNLWGANCLATLYYVTVPTFCLLKGINLFPQFSSNWILPYAYILVAKYTYSLGEFLSCGGTLKGWYNDQRMWLYKRVTSYLFGFCQIIMRYLGFAELNFVITGKNVDDDVSKRFEQEMMEFGTASSMFIILATIALFNLLTSISIARSIIIKKPAIDLDSCALQILLNGVVIIINLPLFEALFLRKDQGCMPASVTCQSIILAALAYMLR from the exons ATGGAGAAAAATGATTACATGCCACTGTTTGAGAGCAAGGCGGGCAAATGGCGCGGAGTTTACTGGTTTTACGCGATTTCTATGGCGGTCTCCATATCATTCATATTCATCTACAGAGTGATGCACTTCCCACAGCAAACTGGACTGACAAGATGGGCGTGGATTGGCATTTCCATGGCAGAGCTCTGGTTCATCATCTACTGGATCATCGCTCAATTTGTTCGCTATCGAGCTGTCTCCCGCTACACCTTCAAAGACAGGCTCTCCCGCAG ACACGGGGACGACCTTCCACGCATAGACATATTTGTAAGCACAGCAGACCCTCAACTGGAGCCGCCACTGATGGTGGCTGACACTGTGCTGTCAGTGATGGCGTATGATTACCCTCCCGAGAAGCTGAGCGTGTATCTTTCTGATGACGGGTGCTCTGACTTGGTGTTCTACGCTCTTTATGAAGCTTCAAAGTTTTCCAGAGTATGGCTGCCATTTTGTAAGAGCTTTAATGTCGAGCTGCGGGCCCCTAAAGCTTACTTCTCTGCTGTTAAACAAGTACCCAGTGATGACCCTACTTTTGCCAAAGAATGGAGGGAAGTCAAG AGGTTGTATAACGAAATGGAGGAGGGAATTACTGACATAATGAAGCTGGGGAGAGTTCCTGATCATTTGAGGAAGCACCACAAAGGACTTCGTGAATGGGAATCGGGCGCAAGCAGAACCAACCACCACACCATTCTTCAA GTGCTAATTGACGGGAGGGGTAACAAAGAAGTGGACATAGAGGGGAAACCTTTGCCAATGCTTGTATATTTGGCACGTGAGAAGAGACCTGGGTACCCCCATAACTTCAAAGCTGGAGCAATGAATGCCTTA ATAAGGGTGTCATCTAGGATAAGCAACGGCCCAATAATTCTCAATCTAGATTGCGATCATTACTCAAACAACTCACAATCTGTGAGAGATGCATTATGCTTCTTCATGGATGACAAACAGGGTCATGACATTGCCTATGTGCAGTTTCCTCAGCATTTCGATAACATAACAAAGAATGATCTTTATGGAAGTTATTTGAGAGTGCCCAATGGAGTAAGA GTAGAGCTTCTAGCCTTGGATGCACATGGAGGGCCACTATACATTGGTAGTTGCTGTTTCCACCAAAGAGACGCTCTAACTGGGAAGAAGTACGAGAAGGGGTCTCACATCAACTGGAAACTAGTGAATGAGATACAGGAACCAGAAATAGAAAATCTACTAGAGGAAACAACCAAGTTAGCAAACTGTAGCTATGAAGAGAACTCATCCTGGGGCACGGAG ATGGGGTTGAAGTATGGATGTCCTTCTGAAGATGTGGTTACTGGATTATCAATACAATGCAAGGGATGGAGATCTGTCTACTTTAACCCAGGGAGGAAAGGCTTCTTGGGAGTAGCTCCTGTGACGCTGTTAAGTTCACTAATTCAGCAAACTCGATGGTCAGAAGGTTTCTTACAGATATTCCTGTCAAAATATTGTTCTTTAATATATGGCCATGGAAAGATCCCAATACAACTTCAAATATCATATATCTGCTACAACCTGTGGGGAGCAAACTGTTTGGCTACGTTATACTATGTAACTGTGCCAACCTTTTGTCTCCTGAAGGGAATCAATTTGTTTCCACAG TTTTCAAGCAACTGGATTCTACCATATGCATATATTCTCGTAGCAAAATACACTTACAGTCTGGGAGAGTTTCTCAGCTGTGGAGGCACACTAAAGGGATGGTATAATGATCAGAGAATGTGGCTGTACAAGAGAGTTACCAGTTATCTTTTTGGGTTCTGTCAAATAATCATGAGGTACTTGGGCTTCGCAGAGTTGAATTTTGTAATCACAGGGAAAAATGTGGACGATGATGTTTCTAAAAGATTTGAGCAAGAGATGATGGAATTCGGCACAGCTTCATCAATGTTCATCATTTTAGCAACAATTGCGCTGTTCAATCTCCTTACATCAATCTCTATTGCCAGAAGCATCATTATCAAGAAGCCAGCCATAGATTTGGATTCTTGTGCATTACAGATTCTTTTGAATGGGGTAGTGATAATAATCAACTTACCCTTGTTTGAAGCCCTATTCCTTCGAAAGGATCAGGGTTGTATGCCCGCTTCTGTCACATGCCAATCAATTATCTTAGCTGCGTTAGCTTATATGTTAAGATAG
- the LOC121777404 gene encoding cellulose synthase-like protein E1 isoform X5, with amino-acid sequence MEKNDYMPLFESKAGKWRGVYWFYAISMAVSISFIFIYRVMHFPQQTGLTRWAWIGISMAELWFIIYWIIAQFVRYRAVSRYTFKDRLSRRHGDDLPRIDIFVSTADPQLEPPLMVADTVLSVMAYDYPPEKLSVYLSDDGCSDLVFYALYEASKFSRVWLPFCKSFNVELRAPKAYFSAVKQVPSDDPTFAKEWREVKRLYNEMEEGITDIMKLGRVPDHLRKHHKGLREWESGASRTNHHTILQVLIDGRGNKEVDIEGKPLPMLVYLAREKRPGYPHNFKAGAMNALVELLALDAHGGPLYIGSCCFHQRDALTGKKYEKGSHINWKLVNEIQEPEIENLLEETTKLANCSYEENSSWGTEMGLKYGCPSEDVVTGLSIQCKGWRSVYFNPGRKGFLGVAPVTLLSSLIQQTRWSEGFLQIFLSKYCSLIYGHGKIPIQLQISYICYNLWGANCLATLYYVTVPTFCLLKGINLFPQFSSNWILPYAYILVAKYTYSLGEFLSCGGTLKGWYNDQRMWLYKRVTSYLFGFCQIIMRYLGFAELNFVITGKNVDDDVSKRFEQEMMEFGTASSMFIILATIALFNLLTSISIARSIIIKKPAIDLDSCALQILLNGVVIIINLPLFEALFLRKDQGCMPASVTCQSIILAALAYMLR; translated from the exons ATGGAGAAAAATGATTACATGCCACTGTTTGAGAGCAAGGCGGGCAAATGGCGCGGAGTTTACTGGTTTTACGCGATTTCTATGGCGGTCTCCATATCATTCATATTCATCTACAGAGTGATGCACTTCCCACAGCAAACTGGACTGACAAGATGGGCGTGGATTGGCATTTCCATGGCAGAGCTCTGGTTCATCATCTACTGGATCATCGCTCAATTTGTTCGCTATCGAGCTGTCTCCCGCTACACCTTCAAAGACAGGCTCTCCCGCAG ACACGGGGACGACCTTCCACGCATAGACATATTTGTAAGCACAGCAGACCCTCAACTGGAGCCGCCACTGATGGTGGCTGACACTGTGCTGTCAGTGATGGCGTATGATTACCCTCCCGAGAAGCTGAGCGTGTATCTTTCTGATGACGGGTGCTCTGACTTGGTGTTCTACGCTCTTTATGAAGCTTCAAAGTTTTCCAGAGTATGGCTGCCATTTTGTAAGAGCTTTAATGTCGAGCTGCGGGCCCCTAAAGCTTACTTCTCTGCTGTTAAACAAGTACCCAGTGATGACCCTACTTTTGCCAAAGAATGGAGGGAAGTCAAG AGGTTGTATAACGAAATGGAGGAGGGAATTACTGACATAATGAAGCTGGGGAGAGTTCCTGATCATTTGAGGAAGCACCACAAAGGACTTCGTGAATGGGAATCGGGCGCAAGCAGAACCAACCACCACACCATTCTTCAA GTGCTAATTGACGGGAGGGGTAACAAAGAAGTGGACATAGAGGGGAAACCTTTGCCAATGCTTGTATATTTGGCACGTGAGAAGAGACCTGGGTACCCCCATAACTTCAAAGCTGGAGCAATGAATGCCTTA GTAGAGCTTCTAGCCTTGGATGCACATGGAGGGCCACTATACATTGGTAGTTGCTGTTTCCACCAAAGAGACGCTCTAACTGGGAAGAAGTACGAGAAGGGGTCTCACATCAACTGGAAACTAGTGAATGAGATACAGGAACCAGAAATAGAAAATCTACTAGAGGAAACAACCAAGTTAGCAAACTGTAGCTATGAAGAGAACTCATCCTGGGGCACGGAG ATGGGGTTGAAGTATGGATGTCCTTCTGAAGATGTGGTTACTGGATTATCAATACAATGCAAGGGATGGAGATCTGTCTACTTTAACCCAGGGAGGAAAGGCTTCTTGGGAGTAGCTCCTGTGACGCTGTTAAGTTCACTAATTCAGCAAACTCGATGGTCAGAAGGTTTCTTACAGATATTCCTGTCAAAATATTGTTCTTTAATATATGGCCATGGAAAGATCCCAATACAACTTCAAATATCATATATCTGCTACAACCTGTGGGGAGCAAACTGTTTGGCTACGTTATACTATGTAACTGTGCCAACCTTTTGTCTCCTGAAGGGAATCAATTTGTTTCCACAG TTTTCAAGCAACTGGATTCTACCATATGCATATATTCTCGTAGCAAAATACACTTACAGTCTGGGAGAGTTTCTCAGCTGTGGAGGCACACTAAAGGGATGGTATAATGATCAGAGAATGTGGCTGTACAAGAGAGTTACCAGTTATCTTTTTGGGTTCTGTCAAATAATCATGAGGTACTTGGGCTTCGCAGAGTTGAATTTTGTAATCACAGGGAAAAATGTGGACGATGATGTTTCTAAAAGATTTGAGCAAGAGATGATGGAATTCGGCACAGCTTCATCAATGTTCATCATTTTAGCAACAATTGCGCTGTTCAATCTCCTTACATCAATCTCTATTGCCAGAAGCATCATTATCAAGAAGCCAGCCATAGATTTGGATTCTTGTGCATTACAGATTCTTTTGAATGGGGTAGTGATAATAATCAACTTACCCTTGTTTGAAGCCCTATTCCTTCGAAAGGATCAGGGTTGTATGCCCGCTTCTGTCACATGCCAATCAATTATCTTAGCTGCGTTAGCTTATATGTTAAGATAG
- the LOC121777404 gene encoding cellulose synthase-like protein E1 isoform X4 gives MEKNDYMPLFESKAGKWRGVYWFYAISMAVSISFIFIYRVMHFPQQTGLTRWAWIGISMAELWFIIYWIIAQFVRYRAVSRYTFKDRLSRRHGDDLPRIDIFVSTADPQLEPPLMVADTVLSVMAYDYPPEKLSVYLSDDGCSDLVFYALYEASKFSRVWLPFCKSFNVELRAPKAYFSAVKQVPSDDPTFAKEWREVKRLYNEMEEGITDIMKLGRVPDHLRKHHKGLREWESGASRTNHHTILQVLIDGRGNKEVDIEGKPLPMLVYLAREKRPGYPHNFKAGAMNALFPQHFDNITKNDLYGSYLRVPNGVELLALDAHGGPLYIGSCCFHQRDALTGKKYEKGSHINWKLVNEIQEPEIENLLEETTKLANCSYEENSSWGTEMGLKYGCPSEDVVTGLSIQCKGWRSVYFNPGRKGFLGVAPVTLLSSLIQQTRWSEGFLQIFLSKYCSLIYGHGKIPIQLQISYICYNLWGANCLATLYYVTVPTFCLLKGINLFPQFSSNWILPYAYILVAKYTYSLGEFLSCGGTLKGWYNDQRMWLYKRVTSYLFGFCQIIMRYLGFAELNFVITGKNVDDDVSKRFEQEMMEFGTASSMFIILATIALFNLLTSISIARSIIIKKPAIDLDSCALQILLNGVVIIINLPLFEALFLRKDQGCMPASVTCQSIILAALAYMLR, from the exons ATGGAGAAAAATGATTACATGCCACTGTTTGAGAGCAAGGCGGGCAAATGGCGCGGAGTTTACTGGTTTTACGCGATTTCTATGGCGGTCTCCATATCATTCATATTCATCTACAGAGTGATGCACTTCCCACAGCAAACTGGACTGACAAGATGGGCGTGGATTGGCATTTCCATGGCAGAGCTCTGGTTCATCATCTACTGGATCATCGCTCAATTTGTTCGCTATCGAGCTGTCTCCCGCTACACCTTCAAAGACAGGCTCTCCCGCAG ACACGGGGACGACCTTCCACGCATAGACATATTTGTAAGCACAGCAGACCCTCAACTGGAGCCGCCACTGATGGTGGCTGACACTGTGCTGTCAGTGATGGCGTATGATTACCCTCCCGAGAAGCTGAGCGTGTATCTTTCTGATGACGGGTGCTCTGACTTGGTGTTCTACGCTCTTTATGAAGCTTCAAAGTTTTCCAGAGTATGGCTGCCATTTTGTAAGAGCTTTAATGTCGAGCTGCGGGCCCCTAAAGCTTACTTCTCTGCTGTTAAACAAGTACCCAGTGATGACCCTACTTTTGCCAAAGAATGGAGGGAAGTCAAG AGGTTGTATAACGAAATGGAGGAGGGAATTACTGACATAATGAAGCTGGGGAGAGTTCCTGATCATTTGAGGAAGCACCACAAAGGACTTCGTGAATGGGAATCGGGCGCAAGCAGAACCAACCACCACACCATTCTTCAA GTGCTAATTGACGGGAGGGGTAACAAAGAAGTGGACATAGAGGGGAAACCTTTGCCAATGCTTGTATATTTGGCACGTGAGAAGAGACCTGGGTACCCCCATAACTTCAAAGCTGGAGCAATGAATGCCTTA TTTCCTCAGCATTTCGATAACATAACAAAGAATGATCTTTATGGAAGTTATTTGAGAGTGCCCAATGGA GTAGAGCTTCTAGCCTTGGATGCACATGGAGGGCCACTATACATTGGTAGTTGCTGTTTCCACCAAAGAGACGCTCTAACTGGGAAGAAGTACGAGAAGGGGTCTCACATCAACTGGAAACTAGTGAATGAGATACAGGAACCAGAAATAGAAAATCTACTAGAGGAAACAACCAAGTTAGCAAACTGTAGCTATGAAGAGAACTCATCCTGGGGCACGGAG ATGGGGTTGAAGTATGGATGTCCTTCTGAAGATGTGGTTACTGGATTATCAATACAATGCAAGGGATGGAGATCTGTCTACTTTAACCCAGGGAGGAAAGGCTTCTTGGGAGTAGCTCCTGTGACGCTGTTAAGTTCACTAATTCAGCAAACTCGATGGTCAGAAGGTTTCTTACAGATATTCCTGTCAAAATATTGTTCTTTAATATATGGCCATGGAAAGATCCCAATACAACTTCAAATATCATATATCTGCTACAACCTGTGGGGAGCAAACTGTTTGGCTACGTTATACTATGTAACTGTGCCAACCTTTTGTCTCCTGAAGGGAATCAATTTGTTTCCACAG TTTTCAAGCAACTGGATTCTACCATATGCATATATTCTCGTAGCAAAATACACTTACAGTCTGGGAGAGTTTCTCAGCTGTGGAGGCACACTAAAGGGATGGTATAATGATCAGAGAATGTGGCTGTACAAGAGAGTTACCAGTTATCTTTTTGGGTTCTGTCAAATAATCATGAGGTACTTGGGCTTCGCAGAGTTGAATTTTGTAATCACAGGGAAAAATGTGGACGATGATGTTTCTAAAAGATTTGAGCAAGAGATGATGGAATTCGGCACAGCTTCATCAATGTTCATCATTTTAGCAACAATTGCGCTGTTCAATCTCCTTACATCAATCTCTATTGCCAGAAGCATCATTATCAAGAAGCCAGCCATAGATTTGGATTCTTGTGCATTACAGATTCTTTTGAATGGGGTAGTGATAATAATCAACTTACCCTTGTTTGAAGCCCTATTCCTTCGAAAGGATCAGGGTTGTATGCCCGCTTCTGTCACATGCCAATCAATTATCTTAGCTGCGTTAGCTTATATGTTAAGATAG